The following is a genomic window from Verrucomicrobiia bacterium.
TCCGCTCTTCTGGCCGGATGTTCCCACGGGTGAAGCCGGTTACATGCATCGAGTGGCAGTGCGACGCCAGTTCGCCGGTGGAGAAGTGTCACTGGATTTGTTTCATTGGGCACTTTGGAAAACCGCTGACCTAAACCTCCGCTACCTCCGCCTCGATTGCGAAGCCTCCCGCCCCAAGCTGCGTGCCGTTTACGAAAAGTTCGGCTTCAAAAATCGAACATCCTGTTAAGCTCGCCAAGTTCCCCGTCATCGGTATCCACTGTCATAACCTAGTATGATGCGCTTATTCTTGTAAGTAATGAGGTTTGTCCGGTTGGTTTAGGCCAAGTGAAAACAGGTCGAGAATGAACATTTAGGTTTTCACCTGTCCGAAAAGTTGGCACTGTCTGGTCAACCGATAATGAACAGGTCAATCCGCTTTTTTTTAGTCGTGATGGGCGTTGTTTTGGGGGCAGCGTTGTTTGGGATATTGACACGCCCCATTGGTTTCCTTGCGGCTTTTTGGCCTGCGAATGCAGTCCTGCTCGGACTCTTCATCCGTAAGCCGCACCTTGCGGCTGTCCCTGGCTGGGTGGGGGCCATCACCGGATTTCTGCTGGCCGACCTGCTTACGGGCAGCCAGTTGCTCGTCACCGTGCTGCTCTCTTCGGCCAATTTGGCTACGGTGCTGGTTGGTTGCTTGCTCTATCACCGGTTAAGTGAGGAAGACCGGCGCTTGGAGCGGCCTGTTTCAGTTCTATATCTGCTGCTTATCTCTGCTGTAGCCTCGCTCGCTTCGGCCTTGGTGGGCTGTAGTGTGTCACCGATATTGTTTGGTAATTCGTGGTTGGATGGGCTGGATCATTGGTTTTCCACGGAGTTGGCCAATACGGTGGTGATCTTGCCCGTGATGTTGACGGCCAAGCGCAGTTGGATCATCGACCACCTTCGTCGCTTTTCCCACTACCGGTTAAAGGATGTAGCTCCGATTTTAGTTTTGCTGATATCAATCACGGCGGCTCATGTAGTAGGTGGACCGGGAGCGGTTGCTTTTCCGGAACCGGCGTTGCTGTGGTGTGCGGTCAGCTACGGAGTTTTCGCCAATGCCGTGCTTCTGCTGCTGGTTTCCGTGTGGGCCATGATGGCCGTTTCTTCCGGGGCATTGCATGTTCCCTTGTCCACTGATTACTTGGATTCCATCAACTCTGCCCGTTTGGGCATCATGTTCCTCGCCTTGGGACCGTTGACCGTGGCCAGTATCAATGCCGCGCGTAATCGCTTGCTGGAACGGGAACGCCAGACCGCAAAGGATCTGGCGCAAGCACTGGCCGCAGCAGAAGCCGCCAAACATGCGAAGAGTGAGTTTCTCGCCACGATGAGCCATGAGATCCGCACTCCCATGAATGGCATAGTGGGCATGTCGAACATGCTCGTGGAAACGCTGCTCAATGCCGATCAGCAGGAGATGGCGCGCGTGGTGAAGCAGAGCGCCACCAGCCTGCTCACCATCATCAATGACATCCTCGATGTCTCGCGCATGGAGGCGGGCAAACTGGCTATCACGCCGATCGCTTTTCGTGCCGGTCAATTGGTCACAGAAAGCCTCGCCGTGCTGGCACCGGTCGCCGACGCCAAGAAATTGCGTCTCTCCATCTCGATTGATCCCGCGCTGAACACGACCTTATGGGGAGATGACAGCCGCATCCGCCAGGTGCTGCTGAATCTCACGGGGAACGCCATAAAATTCACCGCTCAAGGTGTTGTGGCAGTGACGGCGCAAAGAACTGGTGGAACGGCAACGCACACTGCGCTTCGCATCACGGTGAAGGATACCGGCATCGGTATCCCTGACGCGGTGCAGGCAAAATTATTTCAGCCCTTTGAGCAGGCAGATGGCAGTGTCACCCGCAAGTTTGGCGGCACGGGTCTGGGGCTTTCCATCTCGCGACGGCTCGTTGAATTGATGGGTGGCCAGATCGGCTTCAACAGCACTCCGGGCAAGGGTTCTGAATTTTGGTTCACGTTGGAGTTGGAGAATCGCGCGGCTGTCAGCGCACCGCAAACCGCGCCTTTGTTTGCCAAGCCCACGTGTGCCCTTCGCTTGCTGGTAGTGGATGACAACGAGATCAATCAAGCAGTGGCCAAACGGCTGCTGGCCACCATGGGGCATGAGGCGGACATCGTGGGGGATGGCGAGATCGCACTCACGCATCTCACCCAGCGGGCCTATGATGCCGTGCTGATGGATTGCCTGATGCCAGGGATGGATGGCTATGAAACCACGCGCCGAATCCGCTCTGGACATCTGCCAGTTTTGAATCCCAAGATCCGTGTCATCGCCCTGACCGCCTCCGCCATGGCGGATGACCGGGAGCGGTGCTATCAGGCCGGGATGGATGACTTCGTCAGCAAGCCTATCGGGTTTCAGGAAATTCAAGCGGCGCTGGAACGGGTGGGATTTGGTGTAACGGCAGCAGATCCGGCGTCGTCTCCAGCTGTGGAACCTGCGCTGGAATTACTGGATGGCAAAGTGATCAACGAGCTGTACAAGTTATCACGTGAGGACGAGCCTTCATTGGTTCATCATCTCCTTAAATTATTTATCCAGACGGTACCTGAAAAGCTCGAACAACTCGGTTGTGCGATGTCTTCACGAGATGCCGACAATGTTCACAAGATCGCCCACTTGGTGGCCGGGAGCAGCGTCACCGTGGGAGCGAGACCGATGGCCAGACTGCTCAAAGAGATAGAAGTCGCGGTCAAAAACAACCATTGGTCCCTGGCGGAAAGATGCCTCGGCGATCTCAAAAGCACATGGTCGCTGACCTATAAACGCATCCTGGCCGAAATGACTCCCTCAAATGAAAATACTGAGCGTAGAAGATAATCCGCTGGCGCAACTGGTCGTCGCCACCACCTTGAAATCACTGGGCCATGAGGTGGTGCAAACGGATGATGGCGAGGAAGCCTGGAACATCCTCGGGGCAGACCATGGCATCCGTGCCGTAGTTTGCGACTGGCGCCTGCCCAGGCTGGATGGCCTGGATCTTTGCCGCCGTGTGCGCAAGGAAAGGAACGATTACATCAGTTTCATTCTGCTCACGCAGGAACATGCATTGCGGGAGAATCTTCAAGATGCCAGCGCTGCCGGAGTGGATAATTTCTTGAGCAAACCGGTGGATGCTTGCCAGTTGGAGCTGTGCTTGAATACCGCCGCCCGCGTGGTTGATTTTACTTCGGAGAACAAATCATCGTCGGGTCTGCTGCCCATCTGCAGCTATTGTAAAAAGATCCGGGATGGGAAAGACCGCTGGCATCAGATGGAGCATTATCTTTCCTGCGGATTCAATCTGCGCTTCAGCCACAGCATATGCCCGGTTTGCATGGACAAGCATGTTGAGCCTGAACTGAAGCGGCTGGGCATGTGAGATGGTCCGCCTGCGGCCCTTAAACTTATTTCTGGCGTAGCCGGCAGGAAGGTGCTTCAGTTTGCGCCATGAAATCCCTCCTCCGTGCCTTGGGCGCTCTGGTTGCGTTGGCTTGTGTTTCGTTTTCCTCTCTGGCTTTGGCTGCGGACGTCGATCCATTTGATCAATCTAAGGTGCCATTGGAAGTTGATACGACCGATACGAAGCTGACGAAGATCGTGTTGCTGGCGGGCACGCCGAGCAATAAATCGGGCCAGCATGAATACTTTGCAGGCTGCGCGCTGATGATGGATCTGCTGAAGCAGACGAAGGGTGTGCACGTGGTGATGGCGCGGGATGGCTGGCCGAAGAATGAGGCGATCTTCAAGAATGCGAAGGCGGTGGTTTACTTCGGCGACGGCGGTGGCAAGCAACCGTTTCTGGAACCGGCGAAGTGGAAGATCATTGAGGACCTCATGAAGGAGAAGGCGGGCTTGGTGCTGATGCATCAGGGTGTAGATTTCCCGATGGGACCGGAGAAAAACATCATGGGCTGGCTGGGCGGAATATTCCTGAAAGACATCGGATGCCGCGGGCATTGGGACATGGATTTTCCGGAGATCGGCAAGCATGCGGTGCTGGGCGGCGTGAAGCCGTTCAAACTGGCGGGCGATGGCTGGCTCTACAATATGCACTTCGCTGACAAAGGAGTGACACCTCTCTTGAGCGGGGCGGTGCCGGACAAGTCTCGTTCTTCGGCGGATGCGAAGAAGTATAACGGTCGCGCGGAGGTGATGGCTTGGGCGTATGAACGACCTGAGGGCGGTCGCGGGTTTGCCTTCACGGGTGCGGATTTGCACAAGAACTGGGCGGAAGAGAGCCAGCGCAAGCTGGTGGTGAACGGGATCTTGTGGTCGGCAGGATTGAAGATTCCGCAGGAGGGTGCGCCGGTGGCTTTTGATTCGGCGAATCTACAGCGGAATCTGGATAAGAAGGATGCGCCTGCACCGGCGGCGAAGAAGGCGGCGGAGAAGAAGTGATGTCTGTCAGTTACGTTGGTAAGAGAAAATTGTGTATGACCATGGAGAGGATAAAAGCGGAGTTGGCGACTCTGTCAGATGATGAACTGAAGGAGATATTGAGGTTCCTGTCGGATTTGCGTGAACAGCATGAAAGACAGAAGGATTGATCGCTTCGGTGACGAAAGCTGAACAAGAATACTTTGCAGTCTTAGGTCACGGTAAAACCACTTTTCCGGGTGGCACCGTCTCGATTTTGCCCAAGGGCGAAAGTTTCACCGCTGCTTCGGAATAGCTCAGCGATTTCCCATAGCTCACACCATACGTCACGGTTTTTTCGTGGGGTGTTTGGGTTGTTTCGGTGAAGGTAGTGGGTGAAGTGCTTTGCGTGCCGAAATTGTAATACCAGTTCTCAGCGCCATCGTTGCTGCGCTCGATGCGCAGAGGTGGACCGAACTTCGCGCGCAATTCCTCACGGGTCATGCCCACGCGCATCGGTGTGTCTATGACCAAGGGTTCGGAAGTGGTGGAACATCCGGTCACGAGAATCACAAGCAGGATTAGCGGAAGAATAGTTTTCATGGGCTTAATTCCATTATACCACGCGCAAACTAACCGCGGATATAAAAATACTGCACAGCGGCAAACAGCCAGAACATCACGATTCCAGTTGCTGCTGCTGATAAAACCATCGCCAGCCGGTTTCCTGCGCGACCTAGCTTTTGGGCGGTGACATATAGCAGGACGATGGCGACGAACTCGAAAGCTGCGAACCAAGGGTGGATACGCACCAAGACGGATGCCATGATCATGCTGATGAAGAAGGCGAGAATCGCGGCTGCGAGATAAAGAATGTCCGAGAGCGTCGCGGGCTTGCGCTCATTGGAATCAATTTCTTCGGTCTCCTTCATCGAATTGTCCCGACATAATAGATAATCTTTATGTCTCCATCAACTCCTTCAACTTCGCTAAATCCTTCTCCACCATTCCGCGATCACGCGCAAAATCCGCATCTGACATCGTTGGCAGTCGGAACAGTGTGAAAGTTACTACGCAACCGCCCTGTCCATTATCCAACACGCGCATGGGGGAATAGACGATGTTGCCCGGTGCGATGGTCACGTAATGATCGGCTACACGGAATTCATTTCGTGTCACGAATCGCACAGGAAATTCGCCATCGGCCGTCCCCATCATCCACTCGTTCTTGCCGACTTTGCGCATGGATTTGCAGAAAGCCCAGCGCGGCATATTCTCGGCGTTCAGGATAAACTCATAAACCTTATCCGCTGCACAATGGATGCTCGTCGATAAAGTCACAGCTTCTGTGTTCATGATCTACTATCGCCTCGCTCTTCGCACTTTGCACCTCGCCCCTGCTCAATGGGGGAACACTTCACTCAACGAGCTCTTAAACCGTCGATGCATCACCGCGAACAGGATTGCCGTCGGTAAGATGGTGATTGTTGAGGCCGCCATCAGCACGGCGAAGGGGAAGCGCAAGCTGCTGCCAAACAATCCTGCGAGGGCGAGTGGCAAAGTCTGCTTCTCCTGTGTGCTGAGGACGAGCATCGGGATGAGGTGCTCGTGCCATGAGAGGATGAACTGGATGAGGCCGAAGCTCAGCAGGGCGGACCAGCACAGCGGCAGTAGCGTCCAATACACGCGGAACTCGGAGAGGCCTGCGAGTCGTGAGGCTTCCACCAATTCACGCGGCATCTGGCGGAACACTTGCGTGAAATAGAGGATGCCCAAACCACTCACCACACCCGGCAGGATCACGCCCCACGTCGAATCGATCATCTTCAACTGGTTCAGCCAGCTAAACAGCGGGATCGCCAGCGCCTGTTGCGGCAGCACGATGACCATGAGCGATACGACGAAGAGCAACCCTTGAAAACGGAAGCGATGTTGCGCGAACACATAGCCCGCGAGCGAGGTGAGGAATACCGTGCCGATCGCCTGCGCAAACGCCACCAGCACGGAATTCGCGAACACGCGCCAGAAGGGGATGAGGTCGCCTTGGAACAGTTGCTTGTAGTAGGCGAAGTTCCAGGCGCCCGGCAGCAATTGCAACGGCTTGAATATCTCTTTGTTATCCTTGAACGCCGAGCAGAACATCCACACGAACGGGTAGATGAAGAGGATGCCCGCGACGAGCAGAAGTATCGTGGCGACCCAGGAAGTTTTCTCAGAAGGCAGCAGAGTTTTTTTCATGCCGCCCTCCCTCGGAACCATCGCGGTCCCATCATCGCCAGCCACAGCAAGGCCAATAACACTGGTGCGACCATCAAGCACATCGCGGCAGCGGTGCCGAAATTACCGAACGTGAACGCCTGTTGATAGCTGTAAGACACGAGCAGCAATCCGGCATCTGCCGTCCCCCCACTGCCGCCTAGGAGCATGTAAGCTCCGGAGAACATCGCGAACGCGTCCACCACCAGATAGACCGCGCAGAAGAGCACGACCGGCTGCAAGAGCGGCAGCGTCACTTGCTTGAATACCTTCCGACGATTGTTCGTTTCCAGATACGCCGCCTCATAGAGCGACTTGGGAATCGCCTCCATGCCCGCGAGGAAAAAGAACGTCACGAAGCCCGTCCAGCGCCACACCGTCTGCAATACCAGCGCGGGCATGATGAAGTTCGGATCTTTCAGCCAGTTGATCGGTTTGGCATTGAGATGCAGATGAAACAGATCATTGATAAAGCCCTCGCGGCTGAAAGGCATGATGAAGAGATTATTCAGCAAACCTTCCTTGCCGTGGAACACCAACAAGAAGAGGAGTGCTAACACCGCAGGCGGAGTTAGTCCCGGCAGCAACAACATGAATGTGAGCGCGGGGCGAACCTTCTTCCACGAGGATTGCAACCAATACGCCAGCAACGCAGAGAGCGGCAGGATGATCAGGATGCACGCTGCTGTGTATTTGATATTATTGCGTATGGCCTTCTCAAATTTCGGATCGTGCCGCAGCTCCTGATAATGCTGCGCGCCCACATACTCCGCCTCTTCCATCAGCGTATTGCTATGCAGACTGAGGCGCAATCCGCCGACGAGTGGCATCACCCAGAAGAAAACGAAAAAGGCAAAGAACGGCAGCAAGAGCAGATACGGCGCTCCTTTCCCCCGCAGCCAATATGTTTTCCAATCACCCATTCTTTGGACCGCGACTGTGTGCTTGGAGCACCAGTCGCAGCGGGCACGACAGTATAGGAGCGTTCCGAAATGTTTTAGGCGGCTGTGCCTGTTTCCCGTGCTGCGGCTGGTCTAGCGACACAGCCGCGCTCCAAGATACGCCTACTTCTTCTTGTCCTTCTCCGCTGGTGGTGGACCATCTTTCCCGCCGCCCGGAGGTCCGCCTGCTTTGCTCAAGCCTTCACGCATCTGCTTCACCGCTTCCTTCGCGTCGATCTGGCCATACATGAAGGACGAGAAGATGCCTTCCTGGAACATGAACACCGCCATCGGCCGTTTCGGATTCATCGCCACCGGCGGCACGGAAGGCGCGAGGTCCACGAGCAATTGACCGAACGGCTCGTTGTTGAAAAACGCCACCGGTTCCAGCAAGCGCTCGTCTTTCCATGCCGGTTTGTAGGCGGTGAAGCTGTTGCCCTTCGTGAAGCGCAACGCATTCGCTTCCTTGTCCTTCATCACGAATTCCATGAAGCCCCAGGACTCGTCCACCTTCTTGCTGTTCTTGTAGATCATCAGGCCCTGACCGGCGAAGGTCGAGGTGCGGCGGCCCAGTTTGCCGTCCTTGCCCTTCCACGCGGGCAGCGGCATCACGCCCCATTTACCAGAGAGGTCGGAGCTGAACTGCTGGATCATATCGAGACCGTACCAATCCGCACCGATCACGCAGAATACTTCACCATTCGCCACATCTCCGCTGAAGAACACGGGATCAAAGATCGACGCGCGATCCGGCGTGATGGCGATATGTTTTTCCTGCAAATCTTTCAGGAAACGCAACGTATCCGTGGCCAGTTCTTCATCGGGCAACACCTTGCCATCTTTATCGAACCAATCGCTGCCGCGCTGACGCAGGAGGATTTCGAAGTAAGATGGATCCAGCGCGAGCATGGCCTGGCCCTTCTTGCCAAGTTCTTCGCCCACGCGCAGGAAGTCATCCCACGTGGCGATGTCTTCCGGCGCCACGTAATGCTTCTGCATGATGTCCGTGCGGTAATACATCACCATGGCGCTGAGCGATTGCGGCACGCCATACGTCTTGCCCTGATAGGCGAAGAGCGAGAGGCGATTCGGCACGATGTCCTTATCCAGCCCGGCTTTCTTGATGCGATCGCTCAATTCCACGAACGGCACCTCGCCATTCAGATACATGCCGAAGAGCACTTCATCGAGCTGCACGATGTCCGGCGGGTTCACTCCCGTCTTGATCGCCACGGCCAGCTTGTCCGGCATCTCGCGGAAACCGTAGGCGCGGATGTTCGCCTCGAAATCCTTGTGGCCCTTCTCCTTGTAGAGGCGGACCATGTCCTCGTAATAGACCTTGTCCTGGAAGGAGCTGATCCAGATCTCCAAGGGGGCGGTGATACCGCGCACCGGCAGCAATGCCAGACCTGCGACCGCCAACAATACGACTCGTGCCAATCCAAATGCTTTCATGAAATCGTGCTAATTTTGCGCCAAGACTGCCCCGCAGGCAATTGGCGATTTAATCCGTAGTGGGGCAGGCGCCTTCGCCTGCCAATAGTCGGACAGGCGCCGCCGCCTGTCGCATGTTTCTATTGAATCAGACGCCCGGGCCCGCCATTCGTTCAACCATAACTTCGCCCGATACCCCGTCAAAGACCATGGCCCGATCCGCCGGAATCCGTACCGGCATCACCTGACCGGGGGCAAACATGCTCTCCACCGGAGCACGCGCCGTGAAAGGAACGCCCTGATAGGTGAAGTGTAAGAGATTTTCATGCCCCAAAGGCTCGCAAAGATCCATCGTGGCTTCCCAACTGCGCCCACCCGTGCCGATATTCGCACCAAGGAGAACATGCTCCGGGCGGAAGCCGATGACCATGTCCTTCCCCACATACGGCATCACCTTGATGGCCAATTCCCAGCCGATATCCACCCGCAACCGTTCCTCGCTACCTTTCACGGCGACCAACAGTTCCCGCCCACCCGCATGTACAATGCCCCGGATGAGATTCATACCCGGACTGCCGAGGAACCCCGCCACGAACGCGCTCTTCGGCTGCTGATATATCTCCAGTGGCGTGCCCGTCTGCACCACCTTGCCACCATTCATGATGCACAGGCGTTGGCCCAGCGTCATCGCCTCCGTCTGATCATGCGTCACCAAGATCATCGTGGCCCCGAGCCGCCGATGCAATCGCGCCAGTTCCGCACGCGTCTCGGCGCGCAGTTGCGCATCCAGATTCGAGAGTGGTTCATCCAGCAGGAAGACCTTCGGCTCGCGCACAATCGCCCGGCCCAGCGCCACGCGTTGACGCTGACCACCGGAGAGCGCGATCGGTTTGCGCTCCAACAAGTCTTCCAGCTTCAGCAGTTGCGCCGCGGCTTGCACACGCTGCTTTGTCTCGCGATTCGTGATCTTCCGGAATTGCAGGCCGAACGCCATGTTCTCATACACCGTGAGATGCGGGAACAGCGCGTAATTCTGGAACACCATCGCCACCTCGCGATCGGCAGGAGGGAAGTCATTCACCACGCGGTCACTGATGCTGATGGAGCCGTTATCTAGCGTCTCCAATCCCGCAATGAGCCGCAGCAAGGTGGATTTCCCACAACCCGATGGCCCCACAAGCACGAGGAATTCTCCCTCGGCGACCTCCAGCGATACGTTATCCGCCGCACGCACCTCGCGTCCGCGTGGGTCGCGGAACTTCTTGCTCACGTTATGGAGGCTGACGGCAGACATCGTTTATTTCGGTGCTCCCGGCTCTTTCTTCGGCAACGGCTTCGCGGCGGCCAGGTCTTCCGCGATGTAGCGTGTGACATTCTTCAGGTCCTCATCGCTCAATCCCATCACGGCCAGCCGCATGACATTGCCCTCGGCATCCTGCGGGTGCTTCCCCCGGAGGCCGGACTTGAACTTGCGGAGCTGGTCCAGTTGAAACCAATCCTCCAACGTGTTCAAGGGCGGGGATTTAGCCTCCGCCTTGCCCTCGGCTTTCGGCCCATGACAATTGATGCACTGGAGGTAAATCAGTTTACCCCGCTGCTTGTCCCCCTTCACGATTAGTAAGTGCGATTGCGGCGGCAGGCTGGCGATGTGTTCCGCCACGCGCTGGATCTCCGCATCCACCTGCACGATGCTTTCCCCCGCCGCCATGAGCACCTCGGACTTGTTCGTGGGGTTGCTCCCGCGGACTTTATCCCGGAATTTCTTCAACTGCAGCTCCACCGCCCAAGCCGGTAAACCATCGATGATCGGCCCCCGTTGCATCTCCTTCGTGCTGTGGCACAGGAGGCAAGATGCATAAATCTCGCCACCCGTTCGCGCGGTTTCGACCTGTTTCAACGGGGGAATGGGCGATTTCGAGGCTGTCGAGCAGCCCCCCAGCAGCATTGGCATGGTTCCGGCTATGAAGCAGAAGCCTGTTAAAGCAGCGACCCGGGTAACAGTCATTTTGTGTCGTGCGAGGAGGGTAGCTGCAGAATGAGAGCGAAGCAATGCAGCGAATGACAACGACCATGGCCGCCGGTTTTTCCGTCAACCCATGGCAAACTTTGGCCGACCGATTGGACACCAACCGCAAACCGGGTTTACCTTCCGAGGTGACCCTGCAAGAAGCCACCCTATCGGAGACGCTCAATCCGTACTCGCGCCGCGTGCACGAGGCCTTCATGGCCGCGCTGCCCTTGCTGGGCGACTTCGCGCACATGGATAACAGCCCCGGCGCACCCGAAGGTTCCCTCATCATCCGCGTGCCCCAGAGCATGAAGCCGCAGGAACCCGGTCTCTACATCTCCACCGACGTGCAGGAGATCACCGTCGGCTTCCGCGCCTGCTACGTGCACTTCATGGATTACGAACACACCGGCTCCGATGAACACATCGACCGCGCCATCGCCTACACCCGCGATGTCATGGAAGACCGCATCGTCATCAAGAAATGGTACCGCCACGGCATCCTCTGCGGCTCCAGCCTCGATACCCCCAGCGTGCTGCCCTCCCCATCCAAGAGCGGCATCACAACGGTGGAGATGATCTCCTGGACCGGCAGCCAAGATAAGACCGTAACCGTCCCAGCAGCGGCATAATTCCTTGGACCGCGGCTGTGTCCGCCGAGGACCAGCCGCAGCGGGAGCATCTCGATAGTGAGGTTCTAAATATTTTACGCCTCACTTCTCCCCCATCTCTGAACGTTGGAAGTTCAAAGTTGAACGTTGGACGTTTTCCCTAATGAATGCCCGCCGGTGCAACCGGCTTTCTTCATTCTCAATTCATAATTCATCATTCCCTTTGAGTCGCCTTCCCATCTCGTCCGGTCAATGTGACACTCCGCGATAGCATCCTGTCCTGCGGCACTCTAGCCACCAGTCCACACCTCCCGAATCCGACCCTCGCCAGCCACTTCAGTTAACCAGTATATGGACTCAGACTTACATTTCCCTCTCTTCCAATATGGAAGCCGAACTTCGGCATGGAGGAGAGGGCTAGGGAGAGGAGGCATTTAACACCACTTTTCCCCATCTGTGTTTATCTGTGTCCATCTGTGGTTAAACAGAGAACCTATGTCAAAGAGCAATGAAACCACCCGACCCTTGTGCCGTATCGTGTTCTCCCTCCCTACGATTGAGAGTTCAAATTCAGCAGATGTCCAAAACCCGGCTGGTTCCGCAGTGGCTACTAGAGATTCCCCGGTCACATCACACCTGGACTGACCGACGTCCCATTCACCCTCCAGCTTACGAGCCCCAATCCACCCGCCCGCTACACCCACATATCCTAACTGAGACTGACGCTTTTCTCCTCCCTCTCTTCCAACGATAGTTGGAGGAGAGGGCCGGGGAGAGGAGGCACTTAACCTTTCGCACCTCGAACTTCTCACCTCGTCCTTCCCATAATGGTTCCATAAGGATCGTCATCTCCCCGCCAACGCAGGACACAACTGCACCTATGCGTGCCTAAAAACAGCACAATGCACCATCATGCTTGATGACCTTGAGGATTTTTCGGGGCTGCCTGTCGCTCTGAAAGAGCCCAACCACCGCTCCTCTCCTTTACCGACAACGAGTTGTCAGCAAGAAAATTTTACTATGAAACCATTCAACATCAATCGCTTTTTCTGAAAATCCCTTTCAAATCTCCTAATCTGCTGTCGCTCAGGAAATTGCACTCAAAGAATTTTTAAAAACATTTGAGCAAACTCCTCAATACTCCTTCTCAAACTGCGGATGCACCCATAGAAACTCTTGTCGTTTATTCTGAACCCGCACCAGACCCAGCTTCGCATAGCTCGGATCCTTTTCCTTCAGCATTGTGTGAAGCTGTCGTAGGACTGCACCACGTGCCGTCATGCCCTTGACCGCAGGCAACCCCGGATCCTCCAATCCATCTGCATCTTCCAACGTTTTCTCGCCACCTTCCAGCACGGATTCCACGCACTTCTGGCCGAAATCCAATTGATTCTCCATCGCCTTATACGCCGTCTCATCCATCCCCAGCTTCAACTGCGCAGACGCCACTGGTAGTACCAAGCTTGTAACCGTAGCAATAGTCTTCAACACCGGCGCCGCCTTAACAAACCAATCGCGCGGAATCTCAAACTCATAAACGCCCAATGTCGTATCACCTTTAGTAGCCGCATTAAGAAACGGCAATGGCTGGCGGCTATGCTCGCACCAGAGTGTCAGTTGGAACTTTTGTGCCAGCCAGTTCGGACGATCTAAGAATCCCGCATCCACCGGTTGAAGACTAAATAATCGCGGCCCTTCCTTAGCCTCATCCAACAACGTCTGCATCAAACCTGAGTAAGCCGCCTCAACCTTGCCGATGAGCTCCTTGTTAGCAGCATCAAGATGATCAAAACGTCCAAGCACTCGCACCTGCTGTGCTGACAACTGCATACGGATGCTACCCAACGTCTGTAAAATGGTTGCGAGGTTCGCCACCAATTCATCCAACGGATTTGGGCGAGCTGCAGGGGCATTGCCCAGCAATTGTTCAACGCTCTGCCATTCGTTGCAGATCGGGCACGGCACCTCGGGACGTCCGCGTTTTTTATTCTCAAGCAGCTTCCCTACTTCAAATAGCCCCATGCATGGTTCACCTTTCGTCTTTGGGGCA
Proteins encoded in this region:
- a CDS encoding GNAT family N-acetyltransferase; translation: MPTTIRPATPSDTDEISAILTEAAQWLAHTGRLMWRDNELAPERIAADVADGLFVIAERDGIAAGTMKYQLEDPLFWPDVPTGEAGYMHRVAVRRQFAGGEVSLDLFHWALWKTADLNLRYLRLDCEASRPKLRAVYEKFGFKNRTSC
- a CDS encoding ATP-binding protein — encoded protein: MGVVLGAALFGILTRPIGFLAAFWPANAVLLGLFIRKPHLAAVPGWVGAITGFLLADLLTGSQLLVTVLLSSANLATVLVGCLLYHRLSEEDRRLERPVSVLYLLLISAVASLASALVGCSVSPILFGNSWLDGLDHWFSTELANTVVILPVMLTAKRSWIIDHLRRFSHYRLKDVAPILVLLISITAAHVVGGPGAVAFPEPALLWCAVSYGVFANAVLLLLVSVWAMMAVSSGALHVPLSTDYLDSINSARLGIMFLALGPLTVASINAARNRLLERERQTAKDLAQALAAAEAAKHAKSEFLATMSHEIRTPMNGIVGMSNMLVETLLNADQQEMARVVKQSATSLLTIINDILDVSRMEAGKLAITPIAFRAGQLVTESLAVLAPVADAKKLRLSISIDPALNTTLWGDDSRIRQVLLNLTGNAIKFTAQGVVAVTAQRTGGTATHTALRITVKDTGIGIPDAVQAKLFQPFEQADGSVTRKFGGTGLGLSISRRLVELMGGQIGFNSTPGKGSEFWFTLELENRAAVSAPQTAPLFAKPTCALRLLVVDDNEINQAVAKRLLATMGHEADIVGDGEIALTHLTQRAYDAVLMDCLMPGMDGYETTRRIRSGHLPVLNPKIRVIALTASAMADDRERCYQAGMDDFVSKPIGFQEIQAALERVGFGVTAADPASSPAVEPALELLDGKVINELYKLSREDEPSLVHHLLKLFIQTVPEKLEQLGCAMSSRDADNVHKIAHLVAGSSVTVGARPMARLLKEIEVAVKNNHWSLAERCLGDLKSTWSLTYKRILAEMTPSNENTERRR
- a CDS encoding response regulator, encoding MKILSVEDNPLAQLVVATTLKSLGHEVVQTDDGEEAWNILGADHGIRAVVCDWRLPRLDGLDLCRRVRKERNDYISFILLTQEHALRENLQDASAAGVDNFLSKPVDACQLELCLNTAARVVDFTSENKSSSGLLPICSYCKKIRDGKDRWHQMEHYLSCGFNLRFSHSICPVCMDKHVEPELKRLGM
- a CDS encoding ThuA domain-containing protein; the protein is MKSLLRALGALVALACVSFSSLALAADVDPFDQSKVPLEVDTTDTKLTKIVLLAGTPSNKSGQHEYFAGCALMMDLLKQTKGVHVVMARDGWPKNEAIFKNAKAVVYFGDGGGKQPFLEPAKWKIIEDLMKEKAGLVLMHQGVDFPMGPEKNIMGWLGGIFLKDIGCRGHWDMDFPEIGKHAVLGGVKPFKLAGDGWLYNMHFADKGVTPLLSGAVPDKSRSSADAKKYNGRAEVMAWAYERPEGGRGFAFTGADLHKNWAEESQRKLVVNGILWSAGLKIPQEGAPVAFDSANLQRNLDKKDAPAPAAKKAAEKK
- a CDS encoding SRPBCC family protein produces the protein MNTEAVTLSTSIHCAADKVYEFILNAENMPRWAFCKSMRKVGKNEWMMGTADGEFPVRFVTRNEFRVADHYVTIAPGNIVYSPMRVLDNGQGGCVVTFTLFRLPTMSDADFARDRGMVEKDLAKLKELMET
- a CDS encoding carbohydrate ABC transporter permease, with the translated sequence MKKTLLPSEKTSWVATILLLVAGILFIYPFVWMFCSAFKDNKEIFKPLQLLPGAWNFAYYKQLFQGDLIPFWRVFANSVLVAFAQAIGTVFLTSLAGYVFAQHRFRFQGLLFVVSLMVIVLPQQALAIPLFSWLNQLKMIDSTWGVILPGVVSGLGILYFTQVFRQMPRELVEASRLAGLSEFRVYWTLLPLCWSALLSFGLIQFILSWHEHLIPMLVLSTQEKQTLPLALAGLFGSSLRFPFAVLMAASTITILPTAILFAVMHRRFKSSLSEVFPH